The following coding sequences lie in one Chionomys nivalis chromosome 8, mChiNiv1.1, whole genome shotgun sequence genomic window:
- the Pola2 gene encoding DNA polymerase alpha subunit B — protein MAVSTQQLAEELQIFGLDCEDALMEKLAELCVLYRQTEEGMVSELIAFCTSTGKVCLTPEILSSFEHEVLNKKLSKAWHSASKDSGHAGARDIVSIQELIEAEEEEETLLNSYTTPSKGPHKRTSSTPETPLVKRSVSTRSPHQLLSPSSFSPSATPSQKYSSRTNRGEVVTTFGSAQGVSWSGRGGSGSVSLKVIGDPEPLTSSYKSMFQKLSDIREVLTCKIEELGSELKEHYKIEAFTPLLEPAQEPVILLGQIGCDSNGKLNSKSVILEGDREHSSGTQIPVDLSDLKEYSLFPGQVVIMEGFNTTGRRLTATKLYEGVPLPFYQPTEEDGDFEQTMVLVACGPYTTSDSITYEPLLDLITIINHDRPDVCILFGPFLDAKHEQVENCRLTSPFEDVFKQCLRTVIEGTRSSGSHLVFVPSLRDVHHEPVYPQPPFTFSELPREDKKRVQFVSEPCSLSINGVMFGLTSTDLLFHIGAEEICSSSGTSDRFSRILKHILTQRSYYPLYPPHEDMAIDYENFYTYAQLLVTPDVFIVPSELRYFVKDILGCVCMNPGRLTKGQVGGTFGRLYLRRQPGATDTKGRQGLSVAAQVVRI, from the exons TGGCAGAGCTGTGTGTTCTGTACAGACAGACTGAGGAGGGAATGGTAAGTGAGCTCATTGCCTTCTGCACCAGCACGGGGAAAGTGTGCCTTACTCCAGAGATCCTGAGCTCTTTTGAACACGAG GTTCTAAACAAAAAATTATCCAAAGCCTGGCACAGTGCCTCCAAAGACAGTGGCCATGCAGGAGCCAGAGACATTGTTTCTATACAAGAGCT GATTGAAgcggaggaagaagaggagacccTTTTGAACTCTTACACCACACCCTCTAAG GGTCCTCATAAGCGAACTAGCAGCACCCCAGAAACCCCCCTAGTGAAAAGGAGTGTCTCTACTCGTAGCCCACATCAGCTTCTCTCTCCATCAAGTTTCTCCCCGAG TGCTACCCCTTCCCAGAAATACAGCTCCAGAACCAACCGAGGAGAAGTGGTCACCACCTTTGGCTCAGCACAAGGCGTGTCCTGGTCCGGGAGAGGAGGCTCTGGAAGTGTCAGCCTGAAGGTCATAGGGGACCCAGAGCCACTCACGAGCAGCTACAAATCCATGTTTCAGAAGCTCTCAGATATTCGTGAAG TTCTGACCTGTAAAATAGAAGAGCTTGGCAGTGAACTGAAGGAGCATTACAAGATTGAGGCTTTTACTCCTCTTCTAGAACCAGCACAG GAGCCTGTCATCCTGCTGGGCCAGATTGGATGTGACAGCAATGGGAAGCTGAACAGCAAGTCAGTGATTCTCGAGGGAGACCGGGAACACTCCTCAGGCACTCAGATTCCAGTGGATCTGTCCGACCTCAAGGAATATTCTCTCTTTCCTGGGCAG GTTGTAATTATGGAAGGATTCAACACCACTGGTAGGAGACTTACTGCCACCAaactctatgag GGTGTGCCGCTTCCATTCTATCAGCCCACTGAAGAGGATGGAG ATTTTGAGCAAACTATGGTTTTAGTTGCCTGTGGGCCTTATACCACTTCTGACAGCATCACATACGAACCCCTGCTTGATCTGATCACCATCATCAACCATGACCGGCCAGATGTCTGTATCCTG TTTGGACCTTTCCTGGATGCTAAACACGAGCAGGTGGAG AACTGTCGGCTGACAAGCCCATTTGAAGATGTTTTCAAACAGTGCCTGAGAACCGTTATCGAAGGAACAAGAAG CTCCGGCTCCCACCTTGTCTTTGTCCCATCTCTGAGGGATGTGCATCATGAACCAGTATACCCACAGCCACCTTTTACCTTCTCGGAGCTGCCTCGAGAGGACAAAAAG CGAGTACAGTTTGTGTCAGAGCCCTGCAGCCTCTCCATAAATGGAGTGATGTTTGGCTTGACATCCACAGACCTGCTGTTCCACATTGGGGCTGAGGAGATCTGTAG CTCTTCTGGGACTTCAGACAGATTCAGCCGAATCCTCAAGCATATCCTGACACAGAGAAG CTACTACCCACTCTACCCGCCCCACGAGGACATGGCCATAGACTACGAGAATTTCTATACCTACGCCCAGCTGCTGGTCACCCCTGATGTCTTCATAGTGCCATCGGAGCTGAGGTACTTTGTGAAG GACATCCTTGGCTGTGTCTGTATGAATCCTGGGCGACTCACCAAAGGACAAGTGGGTGGCACCTTCGGCCGCCTCTACCTCAGGAGGCAGCCTGGGGCCACGGACACTAAAGGCAGGCAGGGCCTGAGTGTGGCCGCGCAGGTCGTCAGAATCTGA